A stretch of the Flavobacteriales bacterium genome encodes the following:
- a CDS encoding S9 family peptidase, with the protein MKHFSVVLSLLFLVQVLSAQKTLSNEDIWYSSTFQMDYVSGLRSMKDGTHYTRLESVQGGNAVVMYSYSTGEKVKEIVTSNHLEGAHIDDYQFSADERKVLIATNQQSIYRHSSRADYMIFDRSNDRVLPLSSRKEGQVRLAEFSPDGKYVAFVRKNDLFYYDVETRKEIRITTDGKKNEVINGATDWVYEEEFGFDKGFYWSPASDHIAYYRFDETEVKEFQMAMYGELYPDQYTFKYPKAGEQNADVEIRIFSLKGRTDQKVDLGEKEHYVPRIQWTAVDEVLAITRMNRHQNLLELLLADVRSARGPIITPEVIYSENSDTYIEISDDLVFLRDNQEFIMTSDKDGYNHIYVFNGNGKQVRQLTKGPWDVIEFVGYDDEQRKIYFTSSEEGVTEKSVYSIDISGTGKRRLSPQAGYNEAKFSEGYKYMMVYHSDANTPYDISLYTQKGKKVRDLVDNAELKAVIEDFDFQPKEFFSFQTERGDALHGWMIKPPNFDKKKKYPVLMAIYGGPGHNTVSNSFGGRNLYWHQLLAQKGYIVVSVDPRGTYYRGRDFKNSTYLELGKLETEDMISAAAYLGSLEYVDASRIGMQGWSFGGYLTLNSLMKGANSFKMGIAVAPVTNWRFYDTIYTERFMRTPQENPDGYDDNSPINHVEKLEDPLLLVHGSADDNVHYQNTMELVNALVGANKDFDLFIYPNKNHGIYGGKTRLHLFEMMTEFIEENL; encoded by the coding sequence ATGAAGCACTTCTCGGTAGTCCTTTCCCTTCTATTCCTAGTTCAGGTCCTGAGCGCTCAAAAGACCTTGAGCAATGAGGATATCTGGTACAGCTCCACCTTCCAAATGGACTATGTGAGTGGATTACGCTCCATGAAAGATGGCACGCACTACACACGCTTGGAATCTGTCCAAGGAGGCAATGCCGTGGTCATGTATTCATACAGCACTGGGGAGAAAGTCAAAGAGATCGTCACCAGCAACCATCTCGAAGGAGCCCACATCGATGACTACCAATTCTCAGCTGATGAACGCAAGGTATTGATAGCGACCAACCAACAATCGATATACAGGCACAGTTCACGGGCAGACTACATGATCTTCGACCGATCGAACGACCGCGTGCTACCGCTTTCAAGTCGTAAAGAAGGACAAGTACGCTTGGCCGAATTCAGCCCGGATGGAAAGTATGTGGCCTTTGTGCGGAAGAATGACTTGTTCTATTATGACGTAGAGACACGAAAAGAAATCCGCATCACTACAGATGGCAAGAAGAATGAAGTCATCAATGGAGCTACTGACTGGGTCTATGAAGAGGAGTTTGGATTTGATAAAGGATTCTACTGGTCTCCCGCAAGCGATCACATCGCCTATTATCGATTCGATGAAACGGAAGTGAAAGAATTCCAAATGGCCATGTATGGAGAACTATACCCCGATCAATACACGTTCAAATATCCCAAGGCCGGTGAACAGAATGCTGATGTGGAGATTCGCATCTTCAGCCTGAAAGGTAGGACGGACCAGAAGGTCGATCTAGGAGAGAAAGAGCACTATGTGCCTCGCATCCAATGGACTGCGGTAGATGAAGTACTGGCCATTACCCGCATGAATCGTCATCAGAACCTTCTGGAGCTCTTATTGGCTGATGTTCGTTCGGCCCGAGGCCCGATCATCACCCCTGAAGTCATCTACTCTGAGAATTCCGATACTTATATTGAAATATCGGATGACCTGGTGTTCTTGCGAGACAATCAAGAATTCATCATGACCAGCGATAAAGATGGCTACAATCATATCTATGTATTCAATGGGAATGGAAAACAGGTAAGACAACTCACCAAAGGGCCTTGGGATGTGATCGAGTTCGTAGGATATGATGACGAACAAAGAAAGATCTACTTCACCTCATCTGAAGAAGGAGTGACAGAGAAGTCTGTCTATAGTATCGATATCTCCGGCACGGGTAAGCGCAGGCTGAGTCCCCAGGCGGGATATAATGAAGCTAAATTCTCAGAAGGCTACAAATACATGATGGTGTATCATAGTGATGCCAACACACCGTATGATATCAGCCTATATACACAGAAGGGGAAGAAAGTCCGTGACCTGGTGGACAATGCCGAGTTGAAAGCTGTCATCGAGGATTTCGATTTCCAACCCAAGGAATTCTTCAGCTTCCAGACCGAACGTGGAGATGCATTGCATGGATGGATGATCAAACCACCCAATTTCGATAAGAAAAAGAAATACCCTGTGTTGATGGCCATCTATGGGGGGCCAGGACACAATACCGTGTCCAATAGTTTTGGAGGCAGAAATCTCTATTGGCATCAACTGCTGGCTCAAAAAGGCTACATCGTGGTATCTGTCGACCCTCGCGGCACCTATTACCGTGGACGTGATTTCAAGAACTCCACCTATCTAGAATTGGGAAAACTCGAGACCGAGGATATGATCAGTGCGGCTGCGTATCTCGGTTCATTGGAATATGTAGACGCCAGTCGCATCGGTATGCAAGGCTGGAGCTTCGGAGGTTATCTGACATTGAATTCCTTAATGAAGGGAGCCAATTCATTTAAAATGGGAATAGCCGTGGCTCCAGTGACCAATTGGAGATTCTACGATACCATCTATACCGAGCGTTTCATGCGTACTCCGCAGGAAAACCCAGATGGCTATGATGACAACTCACCCATCAACCATGTAGAGAAGCTGGAGGACCCCCTACTACTTGTCCATGGCTCGGCTGATGATAATGTACACTATCAGAATACCATGGAATTGGTCAATGCCTTGGTAGGGGCAAACAAGGACTTCGACTTGTTCATCTACCCCAATAAGAATCACGGGATCTATGGCGGAAAGACCCGACTGCATCTCTTCGAGATGATGACCGAGTTCATCGAAGAGAATCTTTGA